A DNA window from Xyrauchen texanus isolate HMW12.3.18 chromosome 6, RBS_HiC_50CHRs, whole genome shotgun sequence contains the following coding sequences:
- the LOC127644765 gene encoding growth hormone secretagogue receptor type 1-like — MYSWVNRSNCSFNCSWDENATYWGIEPPVNIFPIPVLVGVTITCVLFFFAGVTGNLMTILVVTKYKDMRTTTNLYLSSMAFSDLLIFFCMPLDLYRIWRYRPWNFGNILCKLFQFVSECCTYSTVLNITALSVERYFAICFPLRAKVVVTKGRVRGVILVLWIVSFFSAGPVFVLVGVEHENGKNSWDTNECKATEYAIRSGLLTIMVWVSSVFFFLPVFCLTVLYSLIGRKLWKRKREAIGENISSRDKNNRQTVKMLAVVVFAFVLCWLPFHVGRYLISKSTEMGSPLMSVISQYCNLISFVLFYLSAAINPVLYNIMSKKYRMAACKLFGLHHTPRRTTSMVKGESSPCWTESTVSL; from the exons ATGTATTCCTGGGTGAACCGGTCGAACTGTTCTTTCAACTGTAGTTGGGATGAGAACGCGACTTACTGGGGAATCGAGCCCCCAGTCAACATATTTCCCATTCCAGTCCTGGTCGGGGTCACCATCACCTGCGTCCTTTTCTTCTTTGCAGGTGTTACGGGGAACCTGATGACCATTTTGGTGGTGACAAAATACAAGGACATGCGAACCACCACCAACCTCTACCTTTCCAGCATGGCCTTTTCGGATTTGCTCATATTTTTCTGCATGCCCCTGGACTTGTACAGAATCTGGAGGTACCGACCTTGGAATTTCGGCAACATACTTTGTAAACTCTTTCAGTTTGTCAGCGAGTGCTGCACATACTCGACCGTTCTCAACATCACTGCTCTCAGTGTGGAGAGATACTTTGCTATATGTTTCCCTCTGAGGGCTAAAGTAGTCGTAACCAAGGGTCGCGTGCGAGGGGTCATTTTGGTCCTCTGGATAGTATCCTTCTTTAGCGCAGGACCTGTATTTGTTCTCGTCGGTGTTGAGCATGAAAACGGAAAAAACTCTTGGGATACTAACGAATGCAAAGCGACGGAATATGCCATTAGGTCTGGGCTCTTGACCATCATGGTTTGGGTTtccagtgtttttttctttttgcctgTGTTCTGCTTAACTGTTTTGTATAGTCTAATCGGGCGAAAGCTCTGGAAGAGAAAAAGGGAGGCGATTGGAGAAAACATTTCGAGTCGAGATAAAAACAACAGACAAACAGTGAAAATGCTTG CTGTGGTGGTGTTTGCCTTTGTGCTCTGCTGGCTTCCCTTTCACGTTGGACGCTACCTGATCTCCAAATCTACAGAGATGGGCTCTCCACTCATGTCTGTTATCAGCCAGTACTGCAATCTCATCTCCTTTGTACTCTTTTACCTAAGTGCAGCAATCAACCCCGTTCTATACAACATCATGTCCAAGAAGTACAGGATGGCAGCTTGCAAACTTTTCGGACTGCACCATACTCCACGAAGAACCACGTCAATGGTCAAGGGAGAGAGTTCCCCGTGCTGGACGGAATCTACTGTCAGCTTGTGA